Genomic window (Longimicrobiales bacterium):
TTGTTGACGAGTGACGCCGAGTGCACGCCCGGCACCGCCTCGATGGCGGGCAGCACCTCGTCGTAGAAGGACTGCACACCAGTGGCACCCTCGTAACGCTGTGGTGACGGCGAGAGTGTGAACGACACGACGCCGCCGGTCTGCAGACCGATATCGACGCGTTGCAGCTCGGCGAAGCTGCGCACGAGCAGTGCAGCGCCCGCGACGAGTACGAGCGCGAGTGCGTACTGACTCACGACGAGGGCGGAGCGCAGACGGTCGCGTGCGCCGACGTCGCCTCGGACGCTGCCGCCGAGCACACCGCCCGGCTCGCGTCGCGCCACCTGCCACGCCGGCGCGGCGCCGAAGAGCAGCCCGGCGACGACTGCCACCGTGCCGGTGAACGCGAGTGCAACACCGTCGAGCCGGATCTCGTCGGCGCGCGGCAGGTCGGCGGGCGCCGCAGCCATGAGCAGATCGAGGGTCCACGCGGCCACACCGATGCCCGCGAGCGCACCGACGAAGGCCAGCACCAGGCTTTCGGTCATCACCTGCCGCAGCAGGCGCAGGCGCCCGGCACCGAGCGCGACGCGCACGGCCATTTCCCGCCGGCGCGCCGTCGAGCGCGCGAGCAGCACGTTCGCGACGTTCGCGCATGCGATCAGCAGCACCACGCCCACGGCGCTGAGCAGCAGGATCAGAACGGCGCGGGTATCACCCACGACGCTGTCGCGGAGCGGCTCGATGTAGATGCCCATGCCGTCGTTCGCCTGCGGGTACTCCGCCTCGAGCTGCGCCGCGATCGCGCTCATCTCGCGCTGCGCATCCTCCACGCTCACGCCGTCGCGCAGCCGGCCGAGCACCGGCAGGAACAGCGCACCGCGCGCCTCGAGGAGTTCCTGTCGCGCAGGGTTCTGCTCCAGTGGCATGTAGAGCCGTGCATCGCCGATGCCTTCGGGAAGCACGCCCACGATCTCGTAGGTGGCGCCGTCCGTCTCGAGTGTGCTGCCGATCACCGGGCCGCCGCCGAACCGGCTCATCCACAGCTCATGGCTGAGCACTGTAACGGGCGCGGTGCCCGCCATGTGGTCTTCCGGTCTCAGCAGGCGCCCGTGCAGCGGTGCCACACCGAGCACACGGAAATAGTCCTCCGTCACCTCGGCACCAGTCACTTCCTCCGCGCCGGTGCGCCCGAGCAGCGTGACGCGACGTCCGGAAACGCCCGCGAGCGCATCGAATGTGCGCGAGCGCTCGCGCCAGTCGCGGAAGTTCGGGTACGACGTGATGTCGCGCTCGATGTCCTGGCGCGGATTGCTGAGCCACACCTGCATGAGCTGCTCCGGCGCAGCGTACGGCAGCGGGCGCAGCAGAATGCCGTAGACGATGCTGAAGACGGCGGTATTGATGCCGATGCCGAGGGCGAGTGTCAGGATCACGGCACCGCTCGTGAGGCGGTTGCGGGCGATCGTCCGGAAGGCATAGGCGACGTCGGCGCCGAGACTCATGGCATTCTCCTGGTTGGGAGTCGGAGCGGTGGCAGGCAGACCGCAGGCCAGCGCGGCGGCGAACGCGAAGCGTTCTGGTGACAACGACTTGCGCATCTCGCGCTCAGGCCGCCGTGCGCGCAACGGACCGGTTCCGGGACGAGCCGGACGCAGAATCGAGAATCGCTCGATGTCGCTTTCTACCCGACATTGACTGACGCTTGCGGGTGCAGTGATACTGCTGGCTGAAGGACGACGCCCCGAGCTGACAGGAGAACGCCATGTTACCCACGTCCCTGGTGGTGGCCATCGCCACAGTCGCCATGACGCTGATTCCTGCGCTGCTTCTGCTGTGGGCATGGCGTCGAGGATTGTTCCGCGACCTCGACGCACAGAGTCGCGTCATCTTCGATGAACGGGACTGGCGGGTCGAGCGACCGTGGGAGTCGGAGCAGGACCGGCTGGCGCGCGTGGTGGCGTTCGGACCTGCCGAGCCGGCGCGGCCCGGTGAGTGGGGTGGTGCCGAGCGCGGGGGTGCTGCATGAGCCGCCCGGAGCCGGAGCTCGGCACAGCAGCAGAGTACGGGCGACTGACCGGACGTGAAGTGGACGCGGTCGCCGCATCGCGTGGCCTGGTGCCCGACGACCTCGAGGTACGTCTGCGCGCGGATGCGTCGAGTCGCAATGCGGTGCTCGCACTGTTCGCCGTGGGCATCGGCTGGCTGCTCATCGGATCGATCTTCGGAGAGATCGCGAGCATCAAGCTGCACTCGCCCGAGTTCCTGACGAATCACGCGTGGCTCACGTTCGGACGGGTGCGCACGGCACACCTGCACGCGGTCAACTACGGATGGGCCACGGCCGCGCTCATCGGGATGTCGCTGTGGCTCATGCCGCGACTGGTGCATTCCGAGCTCAGAGACGGCCGGTATGCGATTCTCGGCGCGGTGCTGTTCACGATCGGCATTGCCATCGGCATTGTTGCCGTTCTGGCCGGCTACAGTGATGGCATGGAGTGGCTCGAAGCGCCGCGCTGGGTCGCAGGACCGTTCCTGGTGGTCGGTGGCGGGCTGATCGGATTCTCGCTGTTCCGGACGGTGCTGGCGCGGAAGTCGGAGCACCTGTACGTGAGTGTCTGGTACATTCTCGGTGCGTTCATCTGGTTCCCCATGCTGTACCTCGTCGGGAAGTGGCCGACCTACACGGGCGTCGAGAGCGCGGCTGCGAACTGGTTCTTTGCCCACAACGTGCTCGGCTTCTGGCTCACCGCGATGAGCCTGGGTGGCGCGTACTACTTCATCCCGAAGGTGCTCGGCCGGCCGGTCTACAGCTATCAGCTCTCCGTGGTCGGCTTCTGGTCGCTGGTCATGTTCTACTCGCTCAATGGCATGCACCATCTCGTGGGCGGTCCGCTGCCGACGTGGATGATCACGACGTCGATCGTGGCCAGCGTCTTCATGTTCATTCCGGTCGTGGCGACGGCGATCAACCTTCACATGACCGTTGTCGGCCGCTTCGGTGCGCTGCGTTACAGTCCGACGCTGCGCTTCGTGGTGATCGGCTCCCTGTCGTACACGGCGGTATCGCTGCAAGGGTCCTTCACCGCATTGCGTGAAGTGAACCGTGTCACGCACTTCACGCACTGGACGGTCGCGCACTCTCATGTCGGTGGCTACGCATTCGTCACCTTTCTCGCGTTCGGCGCGATCTACTACATCGTGCCGCGGCTCGTAGGCCGCGAATGGCCGAGCGAGCGTCTGATCCGCTGGCACTTCAACCTGGTGCTGGGGGGAATCGCGCTCTACGTCGTCGCGCTGTCGTGGGCCGGCGTTCTGCAGGGGCTGGCACTGCTCGATCCTGCGACGCCGTTCGCAGAATCGGTGCGGGTAACGCTGCCCGGCCTGTGGGGCCGCACACTGGCCGGCCTGATCCTGACCGCCGGTCACGTCGTATTCGCGTACCATTTCTGGCTCATGGTCCGCAAACCCGGGGTGGCCACTCGCACGCGGCCGCCGCTGCATGAGGTCAGGCCAGTGCTCTATACCGCCGAGGCGGAAGCGGGGCGCCGATGAGCAGGCATGGCGACTACA
Coding sequences:
- a CDS encoding ABC transporter permease — encoded protein: MSLGADVAYAFRTIARNRLTSGAVILTLALGIGINTAVFSIVYGILLRPLPYAAPEQLMQVWLSNPRQDIERDITSYPNFRDWRERSRTFDALAGVSGRRVTLLGRTGAEEVTGAEVTEDYFRVLGVAPLHGRLLRPEDHMAGTAPVTVLSHELWMSRFGGGPVIGSTLETDGATYEIVGVLPEGIGDARLYMPLEQNPARQELLEARGALFLPVLGRLRDGVSVEDAQREMSAIAAQLEAEYPQANDGMGIYIEPLRDSVVGDTRAVLILLLSAVGVVLLIACANVANVLLARSTARRREMAVRVALGAGRLRLLRQVMTESLVLAFVGALAGIGVAAWTLDLLMAAAPADLPRADEIRLDGVALAFTGTVAVVAGLLFGAAPAWQVARREPGGVLGGSVRGDVGARDRLRSALVVSQYALALVLVAGAALLVRSFAELQRVDIGLQTGGVVSFTLSPSPQRYEGATGVQSFYDEVLPAIEAVPGVHSASLVN
- a CDS encoding cbb3-type cytochrome c oxidase subunit I; this translates as MSRPEPELGTAAEYGRLTGREVDAVAASRGLVPDDLEVRLRADASSRNAVLALFAVGIGWLLIGSIFGEIASIKLHSPEFLTNHAWLTFGRVRTAHLHAVNYGWATAALIGMSLWLMPRLVHSELRDGRYAILGAVLFTIGIAIGIVAVLAGYSDGMEWLEAPRWVAGPFLVVGGGLIGFSLFRTVLARKSEHLYVSVWYILGAFIWFPMLYLVGKWPTYTGVESAAANWFFAHNVLGFWLTAMSLGGAYYFIPKVLGRPVYSYQLSVVGFWSLVMFYSLNGMHHLVGGPLPTWMITTSIVASVFMFIPVVATAINLHMTVVGRFGALRYSPTLRFVVIGSLSYTAVSLQGSFTALREVNRVTHFTHWTVAHSHVGGYAFVTFLAFGAIYYIVPRLVGREWPSERLIRWHFNLVLGGIALYVVALSWAGVLQGLALLDPATPFAESVRVTLPGLWGRTLAGLILTAGHVVFAYHFWLMVRKPGVATRTRPPLHEVRPVLYTAEAEAGRR